TATGCGACCCGGCCCTAAACTCAATCGACAACCGGCCCACTCCAACCGGTTGATCCATGAGCGAAGCCCATACCTGCTGCAGCACGCTCATAATCCGGTGGATTGGCACCCTTGGGGCGCTGCCGCCTTCACGGCGGCTCGGCAGGCGGGGAAGCCGGTTTTCCTGTCGGTGGGGTACGCCACCTGCCACTGGTGCCACGTTATGGAACGCGAATCATTCGACGACCCGGAAGTCGCCCGCTTGATCAACGAGACGTTTATACCGGTGAAGGTGGATCGGGAGGAGCGGCCGGATGTGGACCATGTGTACATGACGGTCTGCCAGGCGATGACCGGGCGGGGCGGCTGGCCGCTCACGGCGCTGCTCACCGCCGACGGGGAGCCGTTTTTCGTCGGCACTTACTTCCCGAAATACAGCCGGCCCGGCCTTCCTGGGCTCCTCGAGTTGATTCCTCGGTTCCGCAGCCTATGGCAGGAACAGCGTGACGAGTTGCTGCGCAACGCGGCGGAGATTGCCGCAGCCATCCGTGAGGAAATGGGACCTGCGGCAGGCGGCTCCGCGTTGTCTCCCAGCGTCTACAACCAAGCCTTTACGCAACTCAGGGCCAGCTACGATCGTTCGGCGGGTGGCTTCGGTCCCGCGCCCAAATTCCCGACGCCTCACAAAGTCATGTTCCTCCTCCGCTACTGGAAACGCACCGGCGAGGTAATGGCGCTCGAGATGGCCCGGCAGACCTTGCGCCACATGCGACGGGGCGGGGTGTACGACCAGATCGGATTTGGTTTCCATCGCTACAGCACGGACGCGGCGTGGCGCCTGCCGCATTTCGAAAAGATGCTCTACGACCAGGCGCTCATGGCCGCCGTTTACATCGAAGCTTACCAGGCGACCGGCGATCCGGAGTTCCGTACGACTGCCGAGGAAATTTTCGAATATGTCATCCGAGACATGCGCGATCCCGGCGGCGCCTTCTATTCCGCCGAAGACGCTGACAGCGAGGGCGTCGAGGGGAAATTCTATCTGTGGTCAACCGATGAGGTCCGGCAAATCATGTCTCCCGATGAGGCGGAACAGGTTATCGCCTCTTTCAATTTGGCTGCATCGGGCAATTTCATCGATCCCCATCAACACACACCCGGTGGCAGCAACGTGCTGTATCTGAGCGCCGGCGCGCCGCTACCGGCCGATACGCCCGGCCCGGACCGCTCACCGCAACAGCCGACGTGGAAGCGGATCCGATCCATCCTGCTGGACGCGCGCAACCGTCGCGATCGCCCGCTGCGGGACGACAAAATCCTGACCGACTGGAACGGATTGATGATTGGAGCTCTGGCAATGGGTGCCCGGGTGCTGGACCGCCCAGACCTGGCTAAAGCGGCGATCCAGGCGCTGGATTTCGTTCTCAGCCGCATGAGTCAGACGGACGGACGCCTGTTTCACCGCCATCGGGGCGGTGAGTCCGGAATCGACGGCCAGCT
This DNA window, taken from Acidobacteriota bacterium, encodes the following:
- a CDS encoding thioredoxin domain-containing protein, translated to MRPGPKLNRQPAHSNRLIHERSPYLLQHAHNPVDWHPWGAAAFTAARQAGKPVFLSVGYATCHWCHVMERESFDDPEVARLINETFIPVKVDREERPDVDHVYMTVCQAMTGRGGWPLTALLTADGEPFFVGTYFPKYSRPGLPGLLELIPRFRSLWQEQRDELLRNAAEIAAAIREEMGPAAGGSALSPSVYNQAFTQLRASYDRSAGGFGPAPKFPTPHKVMFLLRYWKRTGEVMALEMARQTLRHMRRGGVYDQIGFGFHRYSTDAAWRLPHFEKMLYDQALMAAVYIEAYQATGDPEFRTTAEEIFEYVIRDMRDPGGAFYSAEDADSEGVEGKFYLWSTDEVRQIMSPDEAEQVIASFNLAASGNFIDPHQHTPGGSNVLYLSAGAPLPADTPGPDRSPQQPTWKRIRSILLDARNRRDRPLRDDKILTDWNGLMIGALAMGARVLDRPDLAKAAIQALDFVLSRMSQTDGRLFHRHRGGESGIDGQLDDYAFLVHGLLETYQATGLARYLSQAIRLTDRALELFWDQESGGCFMTPADGEQLLFRAKETHDGATPSGNSVSLENLYCLASLTSRADYAEIADQLLHGLAGRVAGAPSAHARCLSALSAAPGMETVIVLSGRREDEAFQRMLGITRRGYRPGTMWLWLTKDAEGEAIRTLIPHLDNLSVSGAPSAIICRNQTCQSPLNGPDELARFLESS